TGACCCGGGCATGGAGCTGCTCCGCGAGGCGATCGGCAGCGCCGTCCGGCTGCTCACCCACGGCGACCCCTACACCCTCGAGGTGCTGCTGCTGTCGCTGCGGGTGTCGCTGTCGGCCACCGCCTGCGCGCTCGTGGTCGGGCTGCCGCTGGGCATGGCCATCGCTTTCGGCCGCTTCCCGGGACGCCGGCTGCTGCTCGCCTTGGTCAACACCGGCATGGGCATGCCCCCCGTCGTGGTCGGCCTGGTGGTGACGATCCTGCTGTGGCGCAGCGGCCCGCTGGGCGCCCTGGGCCTGCTCTACACCCCCACCGCCATGACCCTGGCCCAGGCGGTGATCGCGCTGCCGCTGGTGGTGGCGCTGAGCGCGGCCGCGCTGGGGCAAGTCGACGAGGAGTTCCGCCTGCAGCTGCGCGGCCTGGGCGCCAGCCGGCTGCGGTCGCTGTGGGAGGTGGCGCGGGAGGCGCGGCTGCCGCTGCTGGCCGCGGCCATGGCTGGCTTCGGCGCGGCCATCTCCGAGGCCGGCGCCGCGCTGATGGTGGGTGGCAACCTGCGCGGCCAGACCCGCGTGCTGACCACCGCCGCGGTGCTGGAGACCTCCAAGGGCAACTTCGACCTCGCCCTCGCCTTCGGGGTGGTCCTGCTGGGGCTGACGTTCGTGGTCAGTCTCGCGCTCACCCTCGTCCAACTCCACGGCCGCCCCACCAGCCGATGACCGCGCTGCTCGAGCTCCGCGGCGTGGTCGTCCGCGCCCGCGACTGCGCCATCCTCGACGTGCCGGGCCTCACGCTCCACACCGGCGAGACCCTGGCGGTGCTTGGCCCCAACGGCGCGGGCAAGTCGACGCTGCTGCGTGTGGCCGGGCTGCTCCTGCGCCCCGACACGGGGCAGCTGCTGCTCGACGGCCAGCCGGCGCGGGAGGACGCGCTGCGCCGGGCCACCGCCGCGGTGCTGCAGCGCCCGCTGCTGCGCCGCGGCACCGTCGCCGACAACGCCGGGCTCGGCCTGCGGTTCCGCGGCGTGGGCCGGCGGGAGGCGCAGCGGCGGGCAGCGCCGTGGCTGGACCGTCTCGGCATCGCCCACCTTGCCGGCCGGCCCGGGCGGCTGCTGTCGGTCGGCGAGGGCCAGCGTGTCAGCCTGGCCCGGGCGTTGGCCACCGCCCCCCGCCTCCTACTGCTGGACGAGCCGTTCGCCGCGCTCGACGAGCCCACCCGCGGCCAGCTCGTCCTGGACCTGCGCGAGCTGCTCGCCGACCATCAGGTCGCCGCGCTGCTGGTCACCCACGACCGTCGCGAGGCCGCAGCACTGGCCCAGCGCACCGCCGTCCTGGACCAGGGCCGCCTGCTGGCAGTCGGCCCCACCGAGCACGTCCTGGCCGACCCGACCCTCAGCCCCCTCGTCGGCGCCAGCCTGCTCGACGCCGAGCTCGCCCGCCGACTCGCAGCGCCACAGCAGCACCCAGCGCGGTGCAAGACACCACTCAGCTGCGAACGGATCCACCGGTGAAGGATTGTTGGACCAGGTGTTCGGCACAGGCCCTCTGACCCGCGCGGTCGTAGCCCGCCCAGGCGTCGTAGATGGCGGTGTGGACGATCGCCAGGGCCCTTGCGTTGATCGTCAGGCTACGGATCTGGCGGCTGCGGTTGGCCAGCCTCGAGTTCTCGCCCGCTCAGCATTCATGTGGCCTGTCCGGTTCGCCTGCCTTGTCGCTTGACTAGACTCAGCCTGCGGCTACAGTTTGGCCGATCGGTTGTCGGCCATCGCCAAGGAGGCAGCGTGTTCATT
The sequence above is drawn from the Actinomycetes bacterium genome and encodes:
- a CDS encoding ABC transporter permease, whose protein sequence is MELLREAIGSAVRLLTHGDPYTLEVLLLSLRVSLSATACALVVGLPLGMAIAFGRFPGRRLLLALVNTGMGMPPVVVGLVVTILLWRSGPLGALGLLYTPTAMTLAQAVIALPLVVALSAAALGQVDEEFRLQLRGLGASRLRSLWEVAREARLPLLAAAMAGFGAAISEAGAALMVGGNLRGQTRVLTTAAVLETSKGNFDLALAFGVVLLGLTFVVSLALTLVQLHGRPTSR
- a CDS encoding ATP-binding cassette domain-containing protein, which encodes MTALLELRGVVVRARDCAILDVPGLTLHTGETLAVLGPNGAGKSTLLRVAGLLLRPDTGQLLLDGQPAREDALRRATAAVLQRPLLRRGTVADNAGLGLRFRGVGRREAQRRAAPWLDRLGIAHLAGRPGRLLSVGEGQRVSLARALATAPRLLLLDEPFAALDEPTRGQLVLDLRELLADHQVAALLVTHDRREAAALAQRTAVLDQGRLLAVGPTEHVLADPTLSPLVGASLLDAELARRLAAPQQHPARCKTPLSCERIHR